The following proteins are encoded in a genomic region of Candidatus Zixiibacteriota bacterium:
- a CDS encoding GDSL-type esterase/lipase family protein, which yields MSARRQSKLFRLVAALIVLAVFVTLVEIGVRVSGVDDYFQNRFFVLNRALDYPDVFKKDRQLFWRFRTERNVTSRFFEGRSYRINSRGLRGGEVSRTKTKRRILTLGNSCTFGWAVTDQQTYSNQLEMMLDGEYEVINAGIPGYSTVQGLRFLEQELLELDPDIVTIMFAWNDHWVAADGIADEEQQFPPQILLSCQNQLSKLHSYRLLKKLLLSQLEAHPDSTWDRDSIVYRVSHQGFARNLLAICRLCIDRGITPILLTSPAPSLDRYGHNRGWAPVVRFHQVYCWQTRQVATALDVDMIDAEMELNVHEGMYDDTRHDFIHFNAAGHRIIAGLLADKVRQLETRTATGQ from the coding sequence ATGTCGGCTCGAAGGCAATCCAAACTGTTTCGGCTGGTCGCGGCCCTGATAGTGCTGGCCGTATTCGTTACGCTGGTTGAAATCGGCGTGCGGGTGAGTGGCGTCGATGATTACTTTCAGAATCGTTTCTTCGTTCTTAACCGGGCGCTCGATTACCCTGATGTTTTCAAGAAAGACCGGCAACTGTTCTGGCGCTTTCGGACCGAACGCAATGTGACCTCCCGGTTTTTTGAGGGACGAAGCTACCGCATCAACTCACGTGGTCTGCGCGGTGGCGAAGTCAGCCGCACAAAAACGAAGAGACGTATATTGACACTCGGCAATTCCTGCACCTTCGGATGGGCGGTTACCGATCAACAAACGTACTCTAATCAACTTGAGATGATGCTCGATGGCGAATACGAAGTCATCAATGCCGGCATTCCCGGCTACAGTACGGTTCAGGGATTGCGGTTTCTTGAACAGGAACTGCTTGAACTTGATCCGGACATCGTCACCATCATGTTCGCCTGGAACGACCACTGGGTGGCGGCCGACGGCATTGCCGACGAGGAACAGCAGTTCCCGCCTCAGATACTGCTCAGTTGCCAGAATCAACTGTCAAAACTTCATTCCTATCGACTACTGAAGAAACTGTTGCTGTCTCAACTCGAAGCGCATCCGGACTCGACCTGGGATCGAGATTCTATTGTCTACCGGGTCAGTCATCAGGGTTTTGCACGCAACCTCCTGGCGATCTGCCGACTTTGCATCGACCGGGGTATCACGCCGATACTTCTGACCTCGCCGGCTCCGTCATTGGATCGCTATGGTCACAACCGGGGTTGGGCGCCGGTCGTTCGCTTTCACCAGGTCTATTGCTGGCAGACACGACAGGTTGCGACGGCTCTCGATGTCGACATGATCGATGCCGAGATGGAACTCAATGTTCATGAGGGGATGTACGACGACACGCGGCACGACTTTATCCATTTCAATGCCGCCGGTCATCGGATAATAGCCGGACTCTTGGCCGACAAGGTGCGGCAGCTGGAGACACGCACGGCGACAGGGCAGTAG
- a CDS encoding slipin family protein, with protein sequence MTLPVLGVIAFAGLVLIFNIFKILKEYERGVIFRLGRLIGAKGPGLIILIPMIDKMVRVDLRVITYDVPPQDVITKDNVSIKVNAVLYFQITDSNKAIVSVANFFEATNQIAQTTLRSVLGQVELDDLLANRDKINAELQQIIDEQTEPWGIKVSVVEVKNVDLPLEMQRAMAKQAEAERERRSKVIHAEGEFQASQKLADAAEVIGKVPNAMQLRFLQTMVEVSAEKNSTLIFPVPIDLLGAFKNYLDRDKPGA encoded by the coding sequence ATGACACTTCCGGTTCTTGGAGTTATTGCGTTCGCTGGTCTGGTGCTAATATTCAACATATTCAAGATTCTCAAAGAATATGAACGAGGCGTGATTTTCAGGCTCGGTCGCTTGATCGGCGCCAAAGGTCCCGGATTGATAATTCTCATTCCGATGATCGATAAGATGGTGCGTGTCGATCTGCGCGTAATCACCTACGATGTCCCGCCGCAGGACGTGATCACAAAAGACAACGTCTCGATCAAAGTGAACGCCGTACTTTATTTCCAGATAACCGACTCGAATAAGGCTATTGTGTCGGTGGCTAATTTCTTCGAGGCAACCAACCAGATAGCGCAGACGACCTTGCGGTCGGTGTTGGGTCAGGTGGAGCTTGATGATCTTCTGGCCAATCGAGACAAGATCAACGCCGAACTGCAGCAGATTATCGACGAGCAAACCGAGCCGTGGGGTATCAAGGTCAGTGTGGTCGAGGTTAAGAATGTCGACCTGCCACTGGAGATGCAACGGGCCATGGCCAAGCAGGCCGAGGCCGAACGTGAACGACGCTCCAAGGTGATCCATGCCGAGGGTGAATTCCAGGCCTCACAGAAACTGGCCGATGCCGCCGAGGTTATTGGTAAAGTGCCCAACGCGATGCAGCTCAGGTTCCTTCAGACGATGGTCGAGGTTTCGGCCGAGAAGAACTCGACTTTGATATTCCCGGTTCCGATTGATCTCTTGGGAGCTTTCAAGAACTATCTGGACCGCGATAAGCCTGGCGCATAA
- a CDS encoding nodulation protein NfeD, which yields MKVRNTVLLIMALFLLVAPIISFSIRTAQATDSTGSDSALAEADTATTPPPSVPLVYTVVIEDAIGTVTDERIEAAIEEADENDADLLVIIMDTPGGFTKPTWSICKNILNSPVPVCTYIAPSGARAGSAGVYITYASHFAAMAPSTNIGAAHPVSGSGEEIDSVMNEKITNDAVAQIRAAAEKRGRNAEWAENAVRESVSITDNDALEKNVIDFRAEDLEDLLDQIDGQEAELPLGKKVVKVKNARTREIEMTFVHKFLKIITSPDIALILFSLGSLGIMLELYNPGSIFPGVVGAISLILAFYAFQTLPINYAGVALIILAIVLFIAEVKVISHGLLTIGGLISFFLGGLMLVDTVDPALQVSLSVLITVTILVTLVAGIAAWMVIRAYKRQPTTGNEGMIGKTAEVRKQGLVYVDGALWKARGQTDQQLEPGDTVEIVAVDKLTLIVKINS from the coding sequence ATGAAAGTGAGGAATACAGTGCTTTTGATTATGGCGCTGTTCTTACTGGTCGCCCCGATCATTTCCTTTTCCATAAGAACAGCCCAGGCTACCGATTCGACCGGCAGCGATTCTGCTCTGGCCGAAGCGGACACTGCAACCACCCCACCCCCCAGTGTACCGCTGGTTTACACCGTCGTGATCGAGGACGCCATCGGCACCGTTACCGATGAACGAATCGAAGCGGCTATCGAAGAAGCAGACGAAAACGACGCCGACTTGCTGGTGATCATCATGGACACACCCGGCGGCTTCACCAAGCCGACCTGGTCGATATGCAAAAACATCCTCAATTCACCGGTGCCGGTCTGTACCTATATAGCACCATCGGGCGCTCGCGCCGGTTCGGCGGGAGTCTACATCACTTATGCCTCGCACTTTGCGGCCATGGCGCCCTCCACCAATATCGGCGCAGCTCATCCTGTCTCCGGTTCCGGCGAGGAGATCGACTCGGTGATGAACGAAAAGATCACCAACGACGCCGTGGCTCAGATTCGCGCCGCTGCCGAGAAGCGTGGCCGCAACGCCGAATGGGCGGAAAACGCCGTGCGAGAGTCGGTGTCGATCACCGATAACGATGCACTGGAAAAGAATGTCATCGATTTCCGGGCTGAAGACCTCGAAGACCTGCTGGATCAAATCGACGGCCAGGAAGCAGAACTCCCGTTGGGCAAGAAAGTGGTCAAAGTAAAAAACGCTCGCACCCGCGAAATCGAAATGACTTTCGTGCATAAGTTCTTAAAGATCATCACCTCGCCGGACATCGCGCTCATTCTTTTCTCACTCGGCAGCCTTGGCATCATGCTCGAACTGTACAACCCCGGCTCCATCTTTCCCGGCGTCGTTGGTGCCATCTCGCTGATTCTGGCTTTTTACGCCTTTCAAACACTGCCGATTAACTACGCAGGTGTTGCCCTGATAATATTAGCCATTGTGCTGTTCATAGCGGAGGTGAAAGTGATAAGCCATGGCCTTTTGACAATTGGCGGATTGATCTCGTTCTTCCTGGGTGGATTGATGCTTGTAGATACGGTGGACCCGGCTTTGCAGGTATCGCTGTCGGTCCTGATAACAGTGACGATCCTGGTTACTCTCGTTGCCGGTATCGCTGCCTGGATGGTGATACGCGCCTACAAACGACAACCGACCACCGGCAATGAAGGAATGATCGGAAAAACGGCTGAGGTGCGCAAACAGGGTCTCGTCTATGTCGATGGTGCCTTGTGGAAAGCAAGAGGTCAAACTGACCAACAACTCGAACCCGGCGACACTGTCGAGATAGTCGCCGTGGACAAACTAACACTGATTGTGAAGATTAACAGTTAA
- the rocD gene encoding ornithine--oxo-acid transaminase, translated as MTDTNTVNRSSIGFSQIPDQQVFEYDRTFGANHYGRLEVVVRQAEGAWLTDINGNKYLDCLAAYSAANPGHCHPRIAQALIDALQGGFASVISNVVYTDTRTLFLKRLAELVPQLGTRFGDNGNKGLCKNGGVESVETAIKMARYYGWKVKGIPDGQQELIVFHNNFHGRMISVVSFSSSDKYKQGFGPLTPGFVSVEYGSIDEVEKAITKNTCGILVEPMQGEGGMYLPPEGFLKNLRALSDKNDLFLIFDEIQVGLGRTGKMFSFEHEGVAPDGVILGKALSGGLVPLSAFVTNSKMMDLAFQPGSDGSTFGGYPLACVAGNAALDVITSEDLTGRSEHMGAILKKKIDDIAARSAHVKEVRGKGLFIGIEVNNGDAMVYCRKLLDMGLLANDSHGHTIRISPPLIIDENDIDYIVERLEKVLVD; from the coding sequence ATGACTGATACCAACACCGTGAACCGTTCATCAATCGGATTCTCTCAGATTCCGGACCAGCAGGTGTTTGAGTATGATCGCACCTTTGGCGCCAACCATTACGGCCGGCTCGAAGTGGTCGTTCGTCAGGCCGAGGGTGCCTGGTTGACCGATATCAACGGCAATAAATACCTCGACTGCCTGGCCGCCTATTCGGCCGCCAACCCCGGCCACTGCCATCCCAGAATCGCCCAGGCCTTGATCGACGCTTTGCAGGGCGGCTTTGCATCGGTTATATCCAACGTCGTCTACACCGATACGCGAACCCTGTTTTTGAAAAGACTGGCCGAACTGGTGCCGCAACTGGGGACTCGGTTCGGGGACAACGGCAACAAAGGTCTGTGCAAAAACGGCGGTGTCGAATCGGTGGAAACGGCCATCAAAATGGCCCGCTACTACGGCTGGAAAGTCAAAGGTATTCCCGATGGTCAACAGGAGTTGATCGTATTTCACAACAATTTCCACGGACGCATGATCTCGGTGGTCTCGTTTTCATCCAGCGATAAATACAAACAAGGTTTCGGTCCGCTGACGCCTGGTTTTGTGTCGGTTGAGTACGGTAGTATCGATGAGGTCGAAAAAGCTATCACCAAAAACACTTGCGGTATCCTGGTGGAGCCAATGCAGGGCGAGGGCGGCATGTACCTGCCGCCAGAGGGATTCCTGAAAAATCTCAGAGCGTTGTCCGACAAAAACGATCTGTTCCTGATCTTCGATGAAATCCAGGTCGGGCTGGGACGAACCGGCAAGATGTTCAGCTTCGAGCACGAAGGGGTGGCCCCGGACGGCGTTATACTGGGTAAGGCTCTTTCCGGCGGACTGGTGCCGCTGTCGGCTTTTGTCACCAACAGCAAGATGATGGATTTGGCTTTCCAACCCGGCTCCGACGGCTCCACTTTCGGCGGTTACCCGCTGGCCTGTGTAGCCGGCAACGCCGCTCTTGATGTCATTACTTCAGAAGACCTGACCGGTCGTTCTGAACACATGGGAGCCATTCTCAAAAAGAAAATCGACGATATCGCTGCACGATCCGCCCATGTCAAGGAAGTACGCGGTAAGGGATTGTTCATCGGTATCGAGGTCAACAACGGCGATGCCATGGTATATTGCCGAAAACTACTGGATATGGGACTCCTGGCCAATGATAGTCATGGCCATACCATTCGCATCTCGCCGCCGTTAATCATTGATGAAAACGACATCGACTACATCGTGGAGCGGCTGGAGAAAGTGCTGGTCGACTAG
- a CDS encoding TonB-dependent receptor — MPLVFAAGNLRAQSNTRLSGTVISKEDGSVVPHAELSLLGTSYRVTTDDAGSFAFDNVPLGIYRLRITAPGFETNETSDLQLLPDITRQVRITLDRKTYPVSGVTVKGVRQIQPNGVTVVDRQQIERLHPEDVSDILETVEGVQVERAGPGGQATIRIRGSSTNQVLVLLDGHRLNAASSGVADLNSVPVSAVERIELYKSGASAQFGPDALAGAVNIITHPTASLRPATAEATVTTGSFGTRRQSVSLEVPINSVNVTQRVALDNRTSEGDFDYNYHVSPGNTVYHGPRINNASSSRSFFGSGTMSHSSTQLGYSFQLYDAGNGLPDKASGQNENAYREDDRLFFSSRLDHQFSHRLGASLSGGYSRGVQFFSDRFGPLLNQYETRYTDKNLDVKGEVVYQTGDLSELRAGYQYRYAQLDHEDLLRTVYATAVTRRRTNSFFVSSRYPFDLSRSGLLDDLTLTASLRYDHATTDPDKKQILFPQPLTRHVVHTESWSPRLGITITRGDRLRLVSRASWGRSLNLPSFSALFWQGTGRSAGNPDLRPERAEHLDGSLEVSTKVAFITFAAGMTFYRKDVEDLTLWLQSSPDGAFKPQNLGFARIKGHEDFVKLTLFNDVLEMSYGNSITHALNKRPDHHDYDKSLVYTPPYVTTFSLSLAYGVLFASYDIRWVGRRYALSGNEKWYDPYRLHDLTVGSELNIAEDWRLRLDGRINNLSDEPYVLIAQHPMPGRAYNLSLTISYQPKGTKP; from the coding sequence ATGCCGCTGGTGTTCGCTGCAGGCAATCTCCGCGCCCAATCCAACACCCGTCTCAGTGGCACCGTAATCTCAAAAGAGGATGGCAGCGTTGTACCTCACGCCGAGTTGTCTCTGCTCGGAACTTCATATCGCGTGACTACCGATGACGCCGGATCGTTCGCGTTCGATAACGTACCTCTCGGCATCTATCGCCTACGGATAACCGCACCCGGCTTCGAAACCAACGAAACATCCGACTTGCAACTGTTGCCGGATATCACTCGACAAGTCAGGATCACTCTCGACCGCAAGACTTATCCGGTATCCGGAGTCACGGTGAAAGGAGTACGACAAATACAGCCGAACGGTGTCACCGTGGTTGATCGTCAACAGATCGAACGACTCCACCCCGAGGATGTCTCGGACATTCTCGAAACGGTGGAAGGTGTCCAGGTCGAGCGTGCCGGACCCGGAGGTCAGGCGACGATACGTATCCGAGGTAGTTCGACCAACCAGGTGTTAGTGTTACTCGATGGCCATCGATTGAACGCTGCATCAAGCGGCGTGGCCGATCTGAACAGCGTACCGGTGTCGGCAGTTGAGCGGATCGAGTTGTACAAAAGCGGTGCCTCGGCGCAATTTGGTCCCGATGCGCTGGCCGGCGCCGTGAATATCATCACGCATCCCACGGCCTCGCTAAGGCCGGCCACCGCTGAGGCTACAGTAACCACAGGTTCCTTTGGTACGCGACGGCAGAGCGTGAGCCTGGAAGTGCCGATCAATTCGGTCAACGTGACCCAACGTGTGGCTCTTGACAATCGAACATCGGAGGGCGATTTCGATTACAACTACCACGTCTCCCCCGGCAACACGGTATACCACGGTCCCCGCATCAATAACGCAAGCAGCAGTCGCAGCTTTTTTGGCTCCGGCACGATGTCGCACAGCAGCACGCAACTGGGATACTCGTTTCAACTCTACGATGCCGGCAACGGGCTGCCGGACAAAGCCTCCGGGCAAAACGAAAATGCCTATCGTGAGGACGACCGGTTGTTCTTTAGCAGTCGTCTGGATCATCAGTTTTCGCACCGGCTGGGTGCATCTTTGAGTGGTGGCTATTCACGAGGTGTACAGTTCTTTTCTGATCGCTTTGGACCTCTGCTCAATCAGTATGAAACTCGCTACACCGACAAGAATCTCGACGTCAAAGGGGAAGTTGTTTATCAAACAGGTGACTTGTCCGAGCTTCGAGCGGGATACCAATACCGGTACGCCCAACTCGACCACGAAGACTTGCTCCGGACGGTGTATGCAACCGCGGTTACCAGACGACGTACCAATTCGTTTTTTGTCAGCAGCCGGTATCCTTTCGATCTTTCACGATCCGGCCTGCTCGATGATCTCACCTTGACCGCATCGCTCCGCTACGACCACGCCACCACCGACCCCGACAAGAAGCAGATTCTTTTCCCTCAACCATTGACGCGCCACGTTGTCCACACCGAATCATGGTCGCCACGGTTGGGGATCACGATCACCCGGGGTGATCGCCTGCGGCTGGTATCCCGTGCCTCGTGGGGCCGGTCACTTAACTTGCCTTCATTCAGTGCTCTTTTCTGGCAGGGGACCGGCCGCTCGGCCGGCAACCCGGACCTGAGACCGGAACGGGCCGAGCATCTCGATGGTTCTCTTGAGGTCAGCACCAAGGTTGCGTTTATCACCTTCGCCGCCGGAATGACATTCTACCGCAAAGACGTTGAGGACCTTACCCTCTGGCTGCAATCATCGCCGGACGGCGCTTTCAAACCCCAGAACCTTGGATTCGCCAGGATCAAAGGGCATGAGGATTTTGTTAAGCTGACCTTGTTCAACGATGTTTTGGAAATGTCTTACGGCAACAGCATTACCCACGCTCTCAACAAGCGGCCCGACCACCACGACTACGACAAAAGCCTGGTCTACACGCCACCTTATGTCACTACATTCTCTCTCAGCCTGGCTTATGGGGTTCTTTTTGCATCTTACGACATCCGCTGGGTGGGGCGGCGTTACGCCTTAAGCGGCAACGAGAAATGGTACGATCCCTACCGCTTGCATGATCTAACCGTCGGATCGGAACTCAATATCGCCGAAGACTGGCGCCTCAGGTTGGACGGCAGAATCAACAATCTATCCGATGAGCCTTATGTCCTGATCGCGCAGCATCCCATGCCGGGCCGAGCCTACAACCTCTCGCTTACCATCAGCTACCAACCCAAAGGAACCAAACCATGA
- a CDS encoding PKD domain-containing protein, producing the protein MFMSPDKKNHKQTSVQVCLTVLLVLPLMMLTASDALADIAGKPEHVGPLGDGCFTQVMYELNNPVDKSDGRCPQYGICDDPGVRDTWIPAVDDPIKVVRIYFNIFTEDNGSNPAISVAHLQEGVDAMNDQYLGLRIQFDYDYRYIADSRFRDMDGGGDFYQAKALYALDPESQCNFFVGSVHDGNSYFSYGCFPWDPDCLTAQGGIMMNLTQMPPYNYSTMSHEMGHNLGLWHTHHGVAEVTECGNCYESPLAFDRDYTGDLCSDTYPTPITWSCSPASGTDVCSGNPWSPGEPNNIMSYSPWECRINFSQQQGGRMQCWSTDVLDGWLAVVEIASDVVEGPAPLDVNFTATTEKTVLDWSWDFNDGGGADQQNPSHTFVKPGLYDVSVTIETPEGPYFRISREMIWAQGDTLKIPEVASTVGISTRFDVYAVNSLPLAELWIPFTWAGQMDMQYDSATTTGLRTEFMPDQQLVSYSPSNDRATYRLRTNGINELLADSGAVLSLWFTCLSDQGYDSSPISLTSYSSYTPKYVARRAEVAPVELNGMFQICKAGDVDGSGFGPFIDDLVYMVDYMFNQGPPPPIMANADVDGSGSLDIADLVYLVDYMFNAGPAPVCGTI; encoded by the coding sequence ATGTTCATGTCGCCGGACAAAAAAAACCACAAGCAAACTTCTGTGCAGGTCTGTCTGACCGTACTGCTGGTTCTTCCATTAATGATGTTAACAGCCTCCGACGCTTTAGCCGATATCGCCGGCAAGCCCGAACATGTCGGACCGCTCGGTGATGGATGTTTCACCCAGGTGATGTACGAGTTGAACAATCCGGTGGATAAGAGTGACGGTCGCTGCCCACAATACGGCATTTGCGACGACCCCGGTGTGCGAGATACCTGGATTCCGGCGGTCGATGATCCGATCAAAGTGGTCCGGATATATTTCAATATCTTCACCGAGGATAACGGCAGCAACCCGGCCATATCGGTCGCTCACCTGCAAGAGGGCGTCGATGCCATGAACGACCAGTATCTGGGGTTGAGGATACAGTTCGATTACGACTATCGCTATATCGCCGACTCCCGCTTTCGGGACATGGATGGAGGCGGCGATTTCTATCAGGCCAAGGCCCTTTACGCTCTTGATCCGGAGTCGCAGTGCAATTTCTTTGTCGGTTCCGTCCACGATGGTAACTCCTATTTTTCATACGGCTGTTTCCCCTGGGACCCGGACTGCCTGACGGCTCAGGGCGGCATAATGATGAATCTGACCCAGATGCCACCATACAATTACAGCACCATGTCGCACGAAATGGGCCACAACCTGGGACTTTGGCACACCCATCACGGTGTGGCAGAGGTAACCGAGTGCGGCAACTGCTACGAATCGCCACTGGCTTTCGACCGTGATTACACCGGCGATCTGTGCTCGGATACCTATCCGACACCAATCACCTGGAGTTGCAGCCCGGCTTCCGGTACCGATGTATGCAGCGGCAACCCGTGGTCGCCGGGCGAGCCGAATAATATCATGAGCTACTCCCCCTGGGAGTGTCGCATCAATTTCTCGCAGCAGCAGGGCGGACGGATGCAATGCTGGTCCACAGATGTTCTCGACGGCTGGCTGGCCGTGGTGGAAATAGCTTCGGATGTCGTTGAAGGTCCGGCGCCATTGGATGTCAATTTCACGGCAACTACCGAAAAGACCGTCCTGGACTGGAGCTGGGACTTCAATGATGGTGGCGGCGCCGATCAGCAGAATCCGTCGCACACTTTTGTCAAGCCCGGTCTCTACGACGTCTCGGTTACAATCGAGACGCCCGAAGGGCCGTACTTCCGCATCAGCCGGGAGATGATCTGGGCCCAGGGAGACACGCTGAAGATTCCCGAGGTGGCCAGCACCGTAGGCATCTCGACGCGATTCGACGTTTATGCCGTCAACAGTCTGCCGTTGGCCGAGCTTTGGATTCCGTTTACATGGGCTGGACAAATGGATATGCAGTACGACTCGGCGACCACTACCGGGTTGCGTACAGAGTTCATGCCCGACCAGCAGCTTGTCAGCTACAGCCCATCCAACGATCGCGCCACATACAGGCTTCGCACCAACGGCATAAATGAACTACTGGCCGACTCTGGAGCCGTGCTCAGCTTGTGGTTTACCTGTCTTTCCGACCAGGGGTACGATTCATCACCGATTTCGCTGACCAGTTACTCAAGCTATACTCCGAAATATGTAGCTCGTCGCGCCGAAGTCGCGCCGGTTGAGTTAAACGGTATGTTCCAGATCTGCAAGGCCGGCGATGTTGACGGAAGCGGCTTCGGGCCGTTTATCGACGACCTGGTGTATATGGTCGACTACATGTTCAACCAGGGTCCGCCGCCGCCGATAATGGCCAACGCCGATGTCGACGGGTCCGGCTCGTTGGACATTGCCGACCTGGTTTACCTGGTGGATTATATGTTCAACGCCGGGCCGGCCCCGGTGTGCGGTACCATTTAG